From Zea mays cultivar B73 chromosome 3, Zm-B73-REFERENCE-NAM-5.0, whole genome shotgun sequence:
gcgatttggtcagggttgcttcttggcgaagacagggcctcgggcgagccggaaatatgttcgccactggaggggggcctcgggcgagacggagatcctccggggtcggctgcccttgtccgaggctaggctcgggcggggcgtgatcgagtccctcgaatggactgatccctgacttaatcgcacccatcaggcctttgcagctttatgctgatgggggttaccagctgagaattaggagccttgagggtacccctaattatggtccccgacatgtgGCACGGATTAAAACAGACGAAGAGGTTTATTTGATATAATCCACGCCTGTCGATCGAGATCTGACGACCGGGATTTTAAAATCACCATACCAAATCCCAACCACCCATTCCGATCATGACGGTCTGGTTCTAATGGCAAAGCGGCATGAATTCAAAGCCACAAGATCACCAGTCTATGGTTCAGATTGAATCAAGCGAAGGATATAAGGGATCTAATCTCGCCCTTCTGTGATTCATCCGACGGCCCTAATCATTTATCCTTCCTCTAGGATAACTAGATGGCGGTGCAGGTTCACCACCCTACGGTGGTGCCATTGCAGGGGCCTAGAAATTCAGGTGCTCCAATGCACAAACTCCATATTGTCTAATGCCGCGCAAAGGGGATGGCAGGGAGGATCCCGTGGGGATTTCTCACCCCAGGTCTGAGCGATGCGGATCCGGTCTACGCGATGCAACGGTGCCCTGATGCATGGCGGCCCGACGACGACGCCCACGCACCAGTGCGGAATCCCAGGCCCGGCTGCTTCACAGTGACAACCATGTTGACATGCTTCGCTCCGCAGGGAACTCACACACAAATTCAACTAGCTCTACATGATGTTAGTAAACCGAACCAGGACAGAAGCGTCATACCAGTGACTTGGGCGCTTAAGGCCTCGTTCGTTTCTAGAGTATCAGCCCATTACAGGCCTTGTTCCGGGTGGAACAAATGGGCCTGGTTTGGAATTTGATAGAACTTATTTCTATTGTTCGTTTCGGTCCGAATTGGAATGGAAACTGGCCCGGATTAAAATTTTCCTTCACCTTACGGCCCGGAACCAACCCTTGTGTGGTAACGTCCGGATCGAAGCCTGGCTCCACGCGACCGACGCGGCGGCGGCTCCACGCGACCGGCGCGACGGCGGCTTTGACGCGACCGGCACGGCGACGGCGCACAGCCCCGACGATGACCCTCCCCGCTGCCTTCTCCCCGGTGAGGATCTTCTCTCTTCCTTCCCTCTCCTATCCTCTGCTCTCTCTGCCCCAAACTCTCGCCCTCGATCTGGCGTTTGATGCTCTTCCATCCCGCTGCGCTGCCTGCCTTGGCAGTAGTCCTTTTTTCCCTCGATGCGGAGGTCAGCAACCAAGGAAAGAAAGGAAGGGGGAGCAGTGACGTGGATCTGTTCTTGGATTGGTGTGGTGTGGATTTCGTGCGCGCGCGTTGTATGTTGTATCTCGCGGCTGGTTGTGGCCTATGGACGCGCGCGCGTTCGTATGTTTCAATGTTTGGGAGCGGTAGCGGCCGCGTTCGTATGTTTCAATGTTTGCTTCGTAGCAGTTGTCTCGCGTCCATAGGCTTCTGATAAGCTTGGTCGTCTAAGTACTCGCTTGGCATTTTCATTTTGCCCTGTTGAATGTCCGTTGGAAGTCTGAATAACTGCTTGCCTCAAATGAATACATATCAGATATTACATCCTGAATTCCATGGTATTAAACAGCCGCTGAGCAAGTCTCAGGTTACAAAGGGAGAAAAAAAGAACATGGGTTTCTGTGTATCTGATCGAATGCAATTCCAGCTACAAAGCTTGCTCTGTTTCGCTGGAGACACCTGGTGAAAGCTAACCTAGACTACGTGTGGTCCTGCACGCTAGTGCTAATGGAATCGATGCTAGTGACGGATCCAGAAATATATTCATCAACAGCTTGAGCTTTCGGTGTGTAATAATAATCATGGTATTATTTGATTTCGTTCGTGTACACAATTTTTCCTATCGAATTTTATCAGTATATCCTTCCCAACGTGTTACTACTTACTACTATCGCTCTACAACTGAATTGCCTTTTATTTATGTGCCTAGATTCATGTGTTTTCTTCAAGAATTTAGTGTATACTTTATAATCATGTATGCCAGCTACTTATTTAAGTTGTTACATGTAGATCCCTACAACACCAATTATAGTTGGGGAAGGTGAACCTCCTCCCTCTTGGGATCCGGTACCAACTCCAAAAGGTATGCTGATTCTTTGTACATATATATGGTTTACTTTAGTCCTTATTACTTGTACTTTTGAAATGATACATGATTTGCTTTAAGTCTATTTTATTATTTAACTTCTACCTGACAAAAAAATATTCTTTAGTTCTACAATGAGTATCTCATTGCGGGATCGTATTAGAAAGaggagggaagaagaagatgatgacatGATGATATTTATTTTCCCCGCCTTATATCTGATGGGTTCTACTAGAGGTGGGGGACAAAAGAAGAAACGTCATACCTCAGATGAGACAGGCGAGGTTAAGGTTCGTCGACTGCTCGAGGGACATGTCAAGAACTGTCAAGTTACATTTCGGATGGAACCACACATCTTCAGAGAGCTTGCAACTTATCTTAGAAGGAGAAGGATCATTGTTGATACAAGGATCACGGTCGAGGAGAAGTTGGGGTTCTTCTTATACATGCTAAGTCGCAACGCCTCATATCAGGATCTCCAAGTGTATTTTAGGCACAGTAATGACACCTTCCATCATCACATCAACCACTTCTTCGATAAGGTCATTCCTGTCCTATCTCGTCGCTTCATTCAGCCTCCTGATCCTAATCAAGTGCATCAAAAAATCCAAGATAATCCTAGATTCTATCCATTCTTCAAGAATTGTCTTGGTGCCATTGATGGAACTCACATTCCTATTTCCATATCTCCCGATAaacattctccttttcgaaatcggaAAGGAACACTAAGCATAAATGTGATGGTGGCATGTGATTTCGATCTCAATATCACTTTTGTTTCTAGTGGATGGGAGGGATCGGCCACATATTCTAGAGTGCTAAGATCAGCTATGAGCAAGGGTTTCTAGGTACCTCCAGGAAAATTCTATCTAGTTGATGGAGGGTATGCAAATACTCCATCTTTTCTTGCTCCATACCGAGGAGCTCGGTACCACTTGAAGGAATTTGGGGCTGGACCTTGAAGACCACAGAACCCGAAGGAGCTCTTCAACCATCGCCACGCACTTCTGAGGAACCATGTGGAAAGGGCTTTGGGGGTGCTTAAAAAGCGCTTCCCCATTCTCAAAGTTGCCACGTTCCACACACTGGAAAACCAAGTAAAGATACCTATAGCTGCTGCCAGCTTCCACAATCTAATCCGATCACTTCATGGTGATGAAGATTGGTTAGATCATCAGCCGGATAATATTGATCCATCAAACTTTGTTGCTCTACCAAGTGGTGATCAAATGAGTGACCCAGGCACTACACAAGGCAATGCTTTAAGAGATACCATCGCCCAAGAAACGTGGGCTCAATACCAACAACATCTAAATTAGTATTTTCGTGGTTGAATAAGTTGTAATAATTTAAATTAGTAGTATTGTAAAATGTAATAAGTTTTTTCTTTAAAAAGCTATGGTTGGAAAAGGCTCCCCAAGGTTCAACATAGGTGGTTCCCCAAAGTTGCGTAGGTTCATTCCTACAACAAGTGCTACTAAAAAGAAGACTTCTCCTAAATGCAGTGGGGCAAAAAAGAGTGGAAGTTCTCCAAGAGGTATTGTGTTCAATGTTTCTTCATGCTTTCTTGTAAGTTTTGTATTACTGATGCGTGACCATTGtttatgtagtagtgaaacaaagaGCGGATTGGAATCCAGGTCTTGAGAGGTCTCTTGTTGACATTCTCCATGAATTTAAAGAAAGTGGATATAGAGGTGACAATGGTTGGAACTCCGAAGGGTGGAATAGAATGGTCAAGGAGTTTCATGTGAGGAACAAGTATGTCTCCTTTACAAAGTCTCAAATTCAGGATAAAGAAGGTCAGCTGAAGAGAGACTACAAGATGCTCAAAGCAGCAAAGCAACAGAGTGGGTCCACCTGGAATGAGAAAAGGAATATGGTTGAAGGACCACCAGCTTTGTGGGAGAATCTCATGGTGGTAAGTTGTTTTATTGAAATTCAATTATTAAATTAGTTATGTAGGATAACCTTATAATGATAATCTCGTATTAAATATATAATATACTGaaatatataatatatatttCTTTGTCATTGTGTAGGACACTTGGCTGAAGGGACTTGGAATTGCACTTCTCTTGAGGCACCGCAAGAGGAAGAACTGAATGTGCAACTTCAGGATGCAGAAGATGGAGCACAAGGCTTTGATCTGAATGTTGTTCATGATGTAGATGATGAAGTTGATGATGCACTCGCTGAAAGGAATGAAGATATGCTTCAAGGAAGGGCTAATACTCTGTCACGAGATGAAGAAAGTGGATAGCGAAGACCTGTTGCATCAAGAAACAAGCAAGAAAAGGAACCAAAGAAGCCTAGAAAGACTGACAACATAGAAAATATGATGAACAAATACTTAGAAATGAGGAGCAACCAAGTAGAAGATGAAGCTGTAAGAGAAAAGGAAGCAAGAGAAAAGGAGACAAGAGAAAAGGAGGCAGCTCAAAGTGAAGATTTCTCCATCAAAAGGTGCATATCAGTTCTGAACACAATGGAAGAAGTGACCAAAATGGAGAAGGCAAAAGCATATTCAGTCTTCACCAAGAGCAAAGAGAATAGAGAGACTTTCATATGTGCATGTGAAGCGAATCAAGAATCAGCTTTGATTTGGCTAAGAAACGAGATGGCTTAGTAGGTATGATATTTGTGTCTTTACCTTCCACTCAACCATATTCACTTGGGCCTTTATATTCCAATCTAATTGTTCCATTTGTTTGGACAGGTTTGGGTGATCAATCGGTGATGCTTCCCCTTTGAGAACTTTCGGTATGAGTCGTTTCTCCCTTCTTACCGCGAAGAGATCATCTTCTCCCCCCAACCTCCCCCCTCAGTGAACTTTGAATTGTCTATTCTTTCCCATTTCTGCTGCAGTGTACGTATTCGATGTAGGTTATttctagtccaatttatttgccgGCCTAGCTCTGCAGATTAATTCCATTTGACCGCTCCATGTATTTTTCATGACTTCATGTACCTACGCATTATGTCAAGGCACCAGTAAGAGCATGGATGATCGTTTGATTTTTACCAATACTACGTGCAGGAATCTACAGGAACAATGGCTATCTGATGGTCTCATGCAACGGCGGGCTTAACCAGATGCGAGCAGCAGTAAGCACTGTGTATCGAAATCTAAATACAACTGTCACAAGTTACATCTCTGAATTTCTGCCATCGTTAAGCTTTATAATAATGTGTATCAATCCGAGCGTGTATCTATCAGATTCTTTTTCTCCCTTTCTGAATTCCAACCGTTGTCTGAATACTGAAAATTCAGGCCTCCAGGTTCCACCTATTTTTGTTGTTGTTGAGACAGATTTGTGACATGGTAACCATCGCAAGGTATCTGAACGTTACTCTCATCGTACCAGAGTTGGATAAAAAAAATTTATCACAATTTTTTTGTTGTGGTCCGACATCGCCTACTACCGCTGTCAGTGTGTGGCTGAAAATTTGATTTCTTTCAACTGAAGTGACATGATTCAATCCTTTGCTACCAACCAGATAAAAATTGCTTCCCTTGATTCATTCCAGACGGATTAATTACATGTCCGGAACAAGTGAAAGGGCCGGATCCACTGAATCCTGGCTTGTAACTGTTCCTAGCCTGGATTCATTCTTGAGCTGCCGAACAGGCGAGAAATTTGCTATTTTGCCACTCTCAATTTTGGCTGTCTGTTATTATGCCATCCCGTGTCTATGACTAGTGGGACcgtctgtgtctatgatttgtgggtccgatggcatactggcgaagcccacaaatgataatggcaaaattgccaATGGCTCCCGAACAGGCCCCAACTAGTCGGCCAACGAAGAACTCCCCCCTTTCTCTGTCTTCAACTTGCGCCGGCGATTTGCTAGAACCAGGGGATGTGGTACCCGGTTTTATACAGGGAGAGGGAAAAGAACGAGGCTGAGATGGGAAAGGGGAGGATCGAATTCATCCCTGGATTTGTGCAACAGAACCGAGTCGGATTTTGGGGAAAAACAGAAGTTGTCGGTTCTAGCGCAGTCCGTTGCAGTGCCCAACCAGAGCCGCGCCACGCGAGGGAGATAGAGATGACATATAGGGCCCACCTGGCATGGAGTATAGAGAAAATCAAGGAGGGAGAGGAGCTGGGCTGTCGCGTACTCGCGGGGTGGGAAAGCAGGGGGTGTTCCTTGGCCGGGTGGAGGGTGAGCGGCCCAGGTATGgctttctcttttttttatttgCTTTTTCTTTGTTgaatttataaatttattttttcACATATAATCCCAAATTCAAACCTACATTAGAGTATATGTATTCAAAATGCTCAAGCAAAACTCTAGCATGGAATGCAGGTTTCATTTTATTTTAGCTTGTCTATGTGTTTAATCGGGCAAATGCTTTTCGACATGAAATTCATTTTCACAAAAAAGATTCCATTCTAAGGAAGATATTTCAAAGTTAACATCCTAAATATTGGTGAACACTATGGAATATTTATTCCAACAAAATGATTTTATTTACATGAggacttttctctctttttttatttCTGATTTGTTTTCTATTTTAGTTTCTTGTTTCAAATTCCTGTTTCAAATTCTCAAATCTGAGTTTGGAGTTCTCTATTCACATTAGTATGCACAACACAAACTCCAGCATGATATGCAtatttctatttttatttatttgttatttgactaatataattccattaattgaatatgcacaaCTAAAAGAAAATCAAAATGATCTTCAAAGGTTCCATAATCCCAAGTCACTACATAGTTATATTTCTATTTATTTCCCAAGTCCcaaaatttgtccctctcttcaaGAGAGATATCTTTgggccctcgagtgattggaacaTGAAACGCATGTCCGTGCTAGGTTAAGTGTTAGCTTTTGAAATTATTCCAAATCATAGTATCAAGAAAAAAGGTCAGCTTAGAGCGAGACCAAATATCATGGGACAAAATCGAACAACATGTATGTAAAGTTGTGATGGTTTGTCTTATATGATCTTTACTTTCACATAGGAGttaacatgtcttgctagaggacaCTGTCAATTATTGGGACAAGTAAGAATACTCGGGCATGTCTAAATGTATGTGAACCTATAGAGTCACACACCTAAGGGGAAAGAAGCCTAACACAGATAGGATCCGAATTAGACTGGGTTTAGAGTTGCTGATGGGCCTCAAAGTCAGAAGCCCACCAGAACACCAATATAATAAGTGGTGGGCCTGTGGTTAGGGTTAACCTAATTCGCTCACCAGTAAACCAGCAGACacgtctctctcgctctcgccaaGCCATTATCGCGAACCTATTAGTTCTATACGTGATGCTTCCTCCCAGTACATGTGGATACCTCGAAGGTGCTACATCTAGAGCACTAGGACAAACTGTGCGATGACATCAAGGACACCATCGACTGCACGACACTTTTTGACATGTTTGTGTACATCGAGACATCTTCTTCTACCCTGCGCGTATAGTGATAATCTCGTGACCTATAACAACAGTAGatcttggttttatggggtcaAAAATTCTGATTCacactagtgtagcctccccataaTCGTACAATTGTATCACTGTCGTGGTTGTTGTGTTTTAGGTCTAGGACGTGTGCATATGTTGATATGCGAGGTTTCTAGATGATCTATGAACGAGTTTCGTTATTCTTGCTGCAATGGTCATGCAACGAACTACTCCTACCAGTCGGTATTCTACCATCAAAGTTAAGTGATGCATGTAATACCAGTTGCAATGAGATTAGATCAATTTAATTTGTGAGATCAAAACTCAGTTTCATACGCCTATCACACCTGATGTGCTATAGTAGATTGGATCTACTACCAAACCGGGTTTATCGGTGTTATGCCGTCTTACCGTAAAACAGTCATAACTTTTCATACGAAACTTGGATTGAGACGGATTCTATACAAAAATCAATATACAAAAGAAGTTACATGTGATTTTTTGCCGCTTTGCCACATTCGACAAGATTTAATTTTCAAAATTCGGCTTGCAAAATTGAGTTTTGGAAGGTTTAAATTTAGATATCGGAACACCTAACTTTCTTTTACAGGATACCTGTTGTCATCAgtatggctattatgtgtatATGATTCTTGTATATGAATCATTCATGACCTGCTTGTCGTGactagggcaatacggctggagccatatGAGTAATGACCTTCGTATCAACGTGTGATGATCCAAATCATATATGTAATTTATTTACTAGCTTACATTAGATAGTTCTAAAAGGACTCATCACttgaaggatggcatacctacatcatggagatggagatcaacaTGATGAACAAAttattggagatggagatcaccatGTGACATCAAGCCATACTGAATCACAATTgtggtgtgaatgccattctcagTGTTCtatttgttcatgttgcatatatTGTTCTTACGTGCGATGATATAAGTAGGATGATCCCTCATAACTGTTTAAGTTTAGATGCCTCCCTAAATCCTGCACTATCatgagtcttgtacaattggtggtgggtcaatGAAATTAGGTTGACACCAGTTGATGGgagccttcgtccttcgaaggtcctcaaaacactaATTAACCATTGTTTCTAGATACATTTCTAAAAGTGTTATAGGTGCTTCAGTAAAAACCACCTTTGAAATGGATCAAGTAAAGACGAAGATACATTTCTACTAGCGGATAAAGCTGACCATTGGCCAAGGCAGCATACAAAGAAGCTTTGCGTGTGCACGCAAGTGGCAGAAATGTCAGACAAAGTCGATAACTTTGGCAACAACAGAAGAGGATGGAGAAAATACACTATTTCCCTAATGGCATTTGTAAACAATTTGTGTAAAACcttggggcatgattgtaattctgtATAACgttggtgttgggggccttcctcctccgaaggtcctaaaaaatgtAACTAACTATATGTCTTCAACATGACATAGATTATTGCAGGAGGCCTCAGCTTTGGAATAGAGATCTTCTGTAACAAGAGTAGAGGTATAACCCGAAGGTAACAAAAATGGGCGACGAAGCTATAGTCAAGGGACTTCGGCTCGGGTTGATGACGAAGACCAAATACAACAGTGACCAAAAAAGGAtaaagactatttagtccttaaTGTTTCGTATTATAATTATATATGAAtgacaaggacataaatgtacttttactcaggctatgtcctgtgcctataaatacatGAACaggagcaccgtactgttcaggctggatTGTAATTACTCTCGTgcatcttcaccttcgagcaggccgaaggtatcaatgtaatgtgaaacctgttaatattcatacatgttttgtGAGATGTAAACATAAAAAAATCAATGATATACAATCATTGTCTACATTCTTTTGCATTCTTATTCATATAATAGATGATAAAGATATGTCCTTCCTGACCTCCGTCTGATGAGTATTATACCCATGAGGAGATaatacttcggaggacgaaggtttgTAATAatcaacaattgtgttgccttgttcttgattcacaacatttgagaacaagtgaccaacattggcgcccacctccagtgaactcacttccacaaccttcggcaagcattcacctttgtcatgccaccgaagaaggctACGGTGCCTagggctgccctgcagccactggacacaaatcaggacgcACTCTCCCTGTGAGAGGCtaggagccaaaagagaaaggccacctacCCAATGCTTCATGAGGAGCAGcttgaccaggagatcagggatttagaagcaatccaccagcaagtacagaggaaaaaggaaaaaatgcTTCGGTTGGCTGACCTTCAGAAGAATATTGACGAAGCAGCTG
This genomic window contains:
- the LOC103652107 gene encoding uncharacterized protein, which translates into the protein MTLPAAFSPIPTTPIIVGEGEPPPSWDPVPTPKAMVGKGSPRFNIGGSPKLRRFIPTTSATKKKTSPKCSGAKKSGSSPRVVKQRADWNPGLERSLVDILHEFKESGYRGDNGWNSEGWNRMVKEFHVRNKYVSFTKSQIQDKEGQLKRDYKMLKAAKQQSGSTWNEKRNMVEGPPALWENLMVVRHLAEGTWNCTSLEAPQEEELNVQLQDAEDGAQGFDLNVVHDVDDEVDDALAERNEDMLQGRANTLSRDEESG